The Streptomyces sp. NBC_01268 genome window below encodes:
- a CDS encoding ABC transporter permease, with amino-acid sequence MSTPTLVKEEAAAAGDPVPRKPSTRKRLVPYWLLLPGIIWLLVFFALPMVYQASTSVQTGSLEQGFQVTWHFQTYWDAFQEYWPQFIRSLLYAGTATLLCLLLGYPLAYLIAFKAGRWRNLLLVLVIAPFFTSFLIRTLAWKTILADDSLVVNALNALHVLDVTSWLGWTEGSRVLATPMAVVCGLTYNFLPFMILPLYTSLERIDGRLHEAAQDLYASPATTFRKVTFPLSMPGVVSGTLLTFIPASGDYVNAELLGSTDTKMVGNVIQSQFLRVLDYPTAAALSFILMAIVLLMVTVYIRKAGTEDLV; translated from the coding sequence ATGAGCACGCCCACCCTCGTGAAGGAGGAGGCTGCCGCGGCCGGCGACCCGGTCCCGCGCAAGCCCTCCACCCGCAAGCGGCTCGTCCCGTACTGGCTGCTGCTGCCCGGCATCATCTGGCTGCTCGTCTTCTTCGCGCTGCCGATGGTCTACCAGGCCTCCACCTCGGTGCAGACCGGCTCCCTGGAGCAGGGCTTCCAGGTCACCTGGCACTTCCAGACCTACTGGGACGCCTTCCAGGAGTACTGGCCGCAGTTCATACGCTCGCTGCTGTACGCGGGCACGGCGACCCTGCTCTGCCTGCTGCTCGGCTACCCGCTGGCGTACCTGATCGCCTTCAAGGCCGGCCGCTGGCGCAACCTCCTGCTGGTCCTCGTCATCGCGCCGTTCTTCACCAGCTTCCTCATCCGTACGCTGGCCTGGAAGACGATCCTGGCGGACGACAGCCTCGTGGTGAACGCGCTGAACGCGCTGCACGTCCTCGACGTGACCAGCTGGCTCGGCTGGACCGAGGGCAGCCGGGTGCTGGCCACGCCCATGGCCGTGGTGTGCGGTCTGACGTACAACTTCCTGCCGTTCATGATCCTGCCGCTGTACACCTCCCTGGAGCGGATCGACGGCCGGCTGCACGAGGCGGCGCAGGACCTGTACGCCTCCCCGGCCACCACCTTCCGCAAGGTGACGTTCCCGCTCTCCATGCCGGGCGTCGTCTCCGGCACGCTGCTCACCTTCATCCCGGCGAGCGGTGACTACGTCAACGCCGAACTGCTCGGCTCGACCGACACCAAGATGGTCGGCAACGTCATCCAGTCGCAGTTCCTGCGCGTGCTCGACTACCCGACGGCCGCCGCGCTGTCCTTCATCCTCATGGCGATCGTGCTGCTCATGGTCACCGTCTACATCCGCAAGGCGGGAACGGAGGACCTGGTCTGA
- a CDS encoding ABC transporter permease: protein MRWIRQHLVVIAGLLTLAYMILPNVVVMVFSFNKPNGRFNYAWQQFSLDAWKDPCGVADMCGSLSLSLQLAAWATVGAVVLGTMIAFALVRYRFRARGAINSLIFLPMAMPEVVMAASLLTLFLNMGAELGFWTVLIAHIMFCLSFVVTAVKARVMSMDPRLEEAARDLYAGPVQTFLRVTLPIAAPGIAAGALLAFALSFDDFIITNFNAGSTVTFPMFVWGSAQRGTPVQINVIGTAMFVIAVLVVVAGQMVTNRRKKSATA from the coding sequence ATGCGTTGGATCCGACAGCACCTCGTGGTCATCGCGGGCCTGCTCACGCTCGCGTACATGATCCTGCCGAACGTCGTCGTGATGGTGTTCTCGTTCAACAAGCCGAACGGGCGCTTCAACTACGCGTGGCAGCAGTTCTCCCTGGACGCCTGGAAGGACCCCTGCGGTGTCGCCGACATGTGCGGCTCGCTGTCCCTCTCGCTCCAGCTCGCCGCGTGGGCGACGGTCGGCGCCGTCGTCCTCGGCACGATGATCGCCTTCGCGCTGGTCCGCTACCGCTTCCGGGCGCGCGGCGCGATCAACTCGCTGATCTTCCTGCCGATGGCGATGCCCGAGGTCGTCATGGCCGCCTCGCTGCTCACCCTCTTCCTCAACATGGGTGCCGAGCTGGGCTTCTGGACGGTCCTGATCGCCCACATCATGTTCTGCCTGTCGTTCGTCGTGACGGCGGTCAAGGCGCGGGTGATGTCCATGGACCCGCGTCTGGAGGAGGCCGCGCGCGACCTGTACGCGGGACCGGTGCAGACCTTCCTGCGCGTCACGCTGCCGATCGCGGCGCCCGGCATCGCGGCCGGCGCGCTGCTCGCCTTCGCGCTCTCCTTCGACGACTTCATCATCACCAACTTCAACGCGGGCTCGACCGTGACCTTCCCCATGTTCGTCTGGGGCTCGGCGCAGCGCGGCACGCCCGTTCAGATCAACGTCATCGGCACGGCGATGTTCGTCATCGCGGTCCTGGTGGTAGTGGCCGGACAGATGGTTACGAACCGGCGCAAGAAATCAGCAACAGCCTGA
- a CDS encoding NAD(P)/FAD-dependent oxidoreductase codes for MAPVAMRLAAQSLSDAQPVPFWLEDPGKPGALPALTGSERCDLLVVGGGYSGLWTALIAKERDPSRDVVLIEGREVGWAASGRNGGFCAASLTHGLGNGLARWPGELAKLERMGEHNLDAIEEAVARYSLDCDFERTGEIDVATEAYQVDELHELYEEAERLGLAEGLELLDGEAVRAEVASPTFKGGLWDRRGVAMLHPAKLAWGLKRACLDLGVRVFENTPALDLVSAGGSGGGMAVRTPYGRVAARRVALGTNVFPSLVKRLRHYTVPVYDYALMTEPLSAEQLASIGWKNRQGLGDSANQFHYFRITADNRILWGGYDAIYQFGGKVTAEMDNRPETYLKLAEHFFTCFPQLEGLRFSHAWGGAIDTCSRFSAFFGTSHQGKVAYAQGYTGLGVGATRFGADVMLDLLAGERTERTELEMVRSKPLPFPPEPIAWAGIGLTKWSLARADENGGRRNLWLKTMDKLGLGFDS; via the coding sequence ATGGCCCCAGTCGCCATGCGTCTCGCTGCACAATCTCTCTCCGACGCCCAGCCCGTCCCCTTCTGGCTGGAAGACCCCGGCAAGCCGGGAGCACTGCCCGCTCTCACCGGCAGTGAGCGCTGCGACCTGCTGGTCGTGGGCGGCGGCTACAGCGGTCTGTGGACCGCTCTGATCGCCAAGGAGCGCGACCCCTCCCGGGACGTCGTGCTCATCGAAGGCCGCGAGGTGGGCTGGGCCGCCTCGGGCCGCAACGGAGGCTTCTGCGCCGCCTCCCTCACCCACGGCCTCGGCAACGGGCTCGCCCGCTGGCCGGGAGAGCTCGCCAAGCTGGAGCGGATGGGCGAGCACAACCTCGACGCCATCGAGGAGGCCGTCGCCCGCTACTCCCTGGACTGCGACTTCGAGCGCACCGGCGAGATCGACGTGGCCACCGAGGCCTACCAGGTGGACGAGCTCCACGAGCTGTACGAGGAGGCCGAGCGGCTCGGTCTCGCCGAGGGGCTCGAACTCCTCGACGGCGAGGCCGTCCGGGCCGAGGTCGCCTCGCCGACCTTCAAGGGCGGCCTGTGGGACCGCCGCGGCGTCGCCATGCTGCACCCGGCGAAGCTGGCCTGGGGGCTCAAGCGGGCCTGTCTCGACCTGGGCGTGCGCGTCTTCGAGAACACCCCGGCGCTCGACCTGGTCTCGGCGGGCGGCTCCGGCGGCGGCATGGCCGTGCGCACCCCGTACGGCCGGGTCGCGGCCCGCCGGGTCGCCCTCGGCACCAACGTCTTCCCCTCGCTGGTCAAGCGGCTGCGGCACTACACCGTCCCGGTCTACGACTACGCGCTGATGACCGAGCCGCTCTCCGCCGAGCAGCTCGCCTCGATCGGCTGGAAGAACCGGCAGGGCCTGGGCGACAGCGCCAACCAGTTCCACTACTTCCGCATCACCGCGGACAACCGGATCCTGTGGGGCGGCTACGACGCCATCTACCAGTTCGGCGGCAAGGTGACCGCCGAGATGGACAACCGCCCGGAGACGTACCTGAAGCTGGCCGAGCACTTCTTCACCTGCTTCCCGCAGCTGGAGGGCCTCCGCTTCAGCCACGCCTGGGGCGGCGCGATCGACACCTGCTCGCGCTTCTCGGCCTTCTTCGGCACCTCGCACCAGGGCAAGGTGGCGTACGCGCAGGGCTACACGGGTCTCGGCGTCGGCGCCACGCGCTTCGGCGCGGACGTGATGCTGGACCTGCTGGCGGGGGAGCGGACCGAGCGCACCGAGCTGGAGATGGTCCGCTCCAAGCCGCTGCCGTTCCCGCCGGAGCCGATCGCCTGGGCGGGCATCGGGCTGACCAAGTGGTCGCTGGCCCGGGCCGACGAGAACGGCGGCCGACGCAACCTGTGGCTGAAGACCATGGACAAGCTGGGCCTGGGCTTCGACAGCTGA